A window of Chloracidobacterium sp. N contains these coding sequences:
- the mazG gene encoding nucleoside triphosphate pyrophosphohydrolase: MASSRTFPDNPGPEQRFQALVEVMARLRGPQGCPWDREQTHQTLKPYLLEEAYEVLHALDEGDDRELCRELGDVLLQVVFHAQIAAEEGRFDIYAVIDALREKLIRRHPHVFGNVTVQDAQEVTRNWEAIKAQEKAQEKSAASQDGRPASVLDGVSPRMPALIEARQLTERAAYYDFDWPDARAVLAKLEEETGELQAVLAQPAPNPQEIAEEVGDLLFVVVNLARKLGLDPEATLKATNQKFRRRFAAVEQVLAARGKTLAESDPAEMNAIWDAIKHAPASSSESHGG; encoded by the coding sequence ATGGCATCATCGCGGACCTTCCCGGACAACCCTGGCCCGGAGCAACGGTTTCAAGCTCTGGTCGAGGTCATGGCGCGGTTGCGCGGCCCACAGGGCTGTCCCTGGGACCGGGAGCAGACGCACCAGACGCTCAAGCCCTATCTTCTGGAAGAAGCCTACGAGGTGCTTCACGCCCTCGACGAAGGGGATGACCGGGAGCTGTGCCGGGAGCTGGGGGATGTTCTGCTCCAGGTGGTCTTCCACGCCCAGATTGCGGCTGAGGAAGGCCGCTTCGACATCTACGCGGTGATTGACGCGCTGCGTGAGAAGCTCATCCGCCGCCACCCGCACGTGTTTGGCAACGTCACGGTGCAGGATGCCCAGGAAGTCACCCGCAACTGGGAAGCCATCAAGGCTCAGGAAAAAGCCCAGGAGAAGTCCGCGGCCAGCCAGGACGGGCGGCCGGCGTCAGTGCTGGATGGGGTTTCGCCCCGGATGCCGGCGCTCATCGAAGCGCGGCAACTGACGGAGCGGGCCGCGTATTACGATTTCGACTGGCCGGATGCCCGGGCGGTACTCGCCAAGCTGGAGGAGGAAACCGGGGAACTCCAGGCGGTGCTGGCGCAGCCGGCACCCAACCCACAGGAAATTGCCGAAGAAGTCGGCGATCTGCTCTTTGTCGTGGTCAATCTGGCGCGCAAGCTCGGCCTCGATCCCGAAGCCACGCTCAAGGCGACGAATCAGAAGTTTCGGCGGCGTTTTGCCGCCGTGGAGCAGGTGCTGGCAGCGCGGGGCAAGACCCTTGCCGAAAGTGACCCGGCCGAGATGAACGCCATCTGGGATGCCATCAAACACGCGCCGGCATCGTCCTCTGAAAGCCATGGCGGATGA
- the hfq gene encoding RNA chaperone Hfq — MDTKSPASPSGASSQNLQDTFLNQVRRERALVAIYLVSGVKLTGRIRGFDKYSVVLEAGQQEQLIFKHAISTISVMRSGPGRHPASSGASAPGTTAESSSGEKEAGNGGDAP, encoded by the coding sequence ATGGATACCAAATCACCTGCGTCGCCATCGGGGGCGTCTTCACAAAATCTTCAGGACACCTTTCTCAATCAGGTGCGCCGCGAGCGTGCGCTGGTAGCGATTTACCTCGTCAGCGGCGTCAAACTGACGGGCCGCATCCGTGGCTTCGACAAGTATTCGGTTGTTCTGGAAGCCGGACAGCAGGAACAGCTCATCTTCAAACACGCCATCTCCACCATTTCCGTCATGCGCAGCGGCCCGGGCCGCCATCCGGCATCCTCCGGCGCATCCGCACCCGGCACGACAGCCGAGAGTTCGTCAGGCGAAAAAGAGGCCGGTAACGGCGGCGACGCGCCCTGA
- a CDS encoding GHMP kinase: MRKVIATAPTRVDLAGGTLDLPPLYLFHPGALTVNAAIDQLATCEVTTRADTSIVLVSRDVGQREVYPSREALRLDTPLQLLARLVAFFAPSGGIEVTTACAAPHGSGLGGSSALVIAMAGALNHLTGAGYTPEQLLMLAPNIETQVIRVPAGVQDYYPAVYGGISAIHLGVGGVCHESLAADWLPWLDAHVVVCHTGQAHFSGTNNWEIFKRHIEGDLATQAALARIRDLARAMYAAVCARDLGAVAAALEQEWHHRRQLAAEVSTPTIERLMAVARESGALAGKVCGAGGGGCVVFVVAEGRKPDVQAALTAAGGQVLDAHLTTQGLTVTEV, from the coding sequence ATGCGCAAGGTCATTGCCACGGCTCCGACGCGCGTTGATCTTGCCGGCGGTACGCTCGACCTTCCACCGCTCTATCTGTTTCATCCGGGGGCGCTCACCGTCAATGCCGCCATTGACCAGCTTGCGACCTGTGAAGTGACGACCCGCGCGGATACGAGCATTGTCCTGGTCTCGCGTGATGTCGGACAGCGTGAAGTGTACCCGTCACGGGAAGCCCTGCGTTTGGACACTCCGCTTCAATTGTTGGCGCGACTGGTGGCTTTTTTTGCACCGTCGGGCGGCATCGAGGTCACGACGGCGTGCGCTGCGCCACATGGTTCGGGACTGGGCGGTTCATCGGCGCTGGTCATCGCCATGGCCGGGGCATTGAATCATCTGACCGGCGCTGGCTACACCCCGGAGCAACTGTTGATGCTGGCCCCGAATATCGAAACGCAGGTGATTCGCGTTCCGGCCGGGGTGCAGGATTACTATCCGGCGGTGTATGGGGGCATCAGCGCCATTCACCTGGGAGTGGGGGGCGTCTGCCATGAGTCGCTGGCGGCCGATTGGCTTCCGTGGCTGGATGCCCACGTCGTGGTCTGCCACACCGGGCAGGCGCACTTTTCCGGCACGAACAACTGGGAAATTTTCAAGCGGCACATCGAGGGCGACCTGGCGACGCAGGCGGCTCTGGCGCGGATCCGGGATTTGGCCCGGGCGATGTATGCTGCCGTGTGCGCCCGTGACCTTGGCGCGGTGGCCGCAGCACTGGAACAGGAATGGCACCACCGGCGGCAACTGGCGGCCGAGGTTTCCACACCGACCATTGAACGGCTCATGGCCGTGGCGCGGGAGTCCGGCGCGCTGGCCGGGAAGGTATGTGGCGCTGGCGGCGGTGGCTGCGTGGTCTTCGTCGTTGCCGAAGGGCGCAAGCCGGATGTGCAGGCCGCTCTGACGGCTGCCGGCGGGCAGGTGCTCGATGCCCATCTCACCACCCAGGGGCTGACCGTGACCGAAGTGTGA
- the tmk gene encoding dTMP kinase, with protein MPTCQAYTPGMFISFEGIDGCGKTTQAKRLVGALRRAAVPVIHTYEPGGTRLGRHLRQVLLDTRETAPTIRAEILLFAADRAEHVETVIRPALTAGQMVVCDRFADSTRAYQGYGRQISAEVIEQSLQLATQGLEPDLTFLLDLPVEMAVQRLRQRGSPVHRFEAAGLEFHHRVRAGFLALAEQYPTRIRVIDATRSPNDVHTAIWQVAAARLTPPLL; from the coding sequence ATGCCTACCTGTCAAGCGTACACCCCCGGTATGTTCATCAGCTTCGAGGGGATTGATGGTTGTGGAAAAACGACCCAGGCGAAACGGCTGGTGGGAGCGCTCCGGCGGGCAGCCGTGCCGGTCATCCACACCTATGAACCGGGCGGCACGCGCCTTGGGCGTCACCTTCGCCAGGTGCTCCTCGATACCAGAGAGACAGCACCCACCATCCGCGCTGAAATTCTCCTGTTTGCTGCCGACCGCGCCGAGCACGTCGAGACCGTCATCCGTCCGGCGCTGACCGCCGGCCAGATGGTCGTCTGTGACCGTTTTGCCGATTCCACCCGGGCCTATCAGGGATACGGACGCCAGATAAGCGCCGAGGTCATCGAACAGAGTCTCCAGCTCGCCACGCAGGGGCTGGAACCGGATTTGACCTTCCTGCTTGACCTGCCAGTTGAAATGGCCGTCCAGCGGTTGAGGCAACGCGGCTCCCCCGTCCACCGTTTCGAGGCGGCGGGACTGGAGTTCCACCACCGGGTGCGAGCCGGCTTTCTGGCGCTGGCCGAACAGTACCCAACGCGCATTCGGGTCATTGACGCAACGCGCTCCCCCAACGACGTACACACAGCCATCTGGCAGGTGGCGGCAGCGCGGCTGACACCGCCCCTGCTGTAG
- a CDS encoding ferredoxin: MSIYEKHVFVCVAGKTCPTQGSEAVWQALRDEVKACGKLESIRVNKAGCLAQCGNGPMVVVYPEQVWYGHVAVEDAAAIVHEHLLGGQPVERLRYVKAKPAAS, translated from the coding sequence ATGAGTATCTACGAAAAGCACGTGTTCGTGTGTGTGGCGGGCAAAACCTGCCCGACCCAGGGAAGCGAGGCGGTCTGGCAGGCGCTGCGGGATGAAGTCAAAGCCTGCGGCAAGCTGGAGAGCATTCGGGTCAACAAGGCGGGCTGCCTTGCCCAGTGCGGCAACGGCCCGATGGTCGTCGTGTACCCGGAGCAGGTCTGGTATGGGCACGTCGCTGTGGAAGATGCAGCCGCCATTGTCCACGAGCACCTGCTGGGCGGGCAGCCGGTTGAACGGCTGCGCTACGTCAAAGCCAAGCCGGCGGCCTCGTGA